The Pyrus communis chromosome 12, drPyrComm1.1, whole genome shotgun sequence genomic sequence tttttcctctcctgTGCTTCCTTAGCTTTGGCCTTCTCCTCCAGTCTACGCTGCTCTCTCAACCTAGCTTCTGCTTCTTCCTTTCTCAATTCTTCTGTCTTTCTGGCcaactcttcttcctcctttgtTAATTTAGGGACTTCTACCTTTTCCTCTTCAAAATTGTTTCTTTCAGAAGCAGTTTCTGGGATAATTTCTGAGGAAGCGGATTTCACAGGCTTCTTCATTTTAGCTATCTCATTTTTCTGTTGAACAACCTTCATTGAAGATATGTCATCTGGTTGTTCAGCCTCCTCAGGGGCAACTTGCTTTGGTTGTTCAGGAGTGGAAACCACTGTTGCCAAATTATTCTTGGTTGCTCTTACAATATCAGGTATTACAGGGGGCTCCTCATCAGGACCAAGAGAGCGCCCATCTGAGGTTCTCAACCTCCTTAATGTGCTCCTGTTGTTGCATCTCAAGTATTCTTTCCGGAAATCATCATTATTATTCCAGAGTTCCATAACTGTTTCCACCTAAACAATTGAATTTCAGCCAATTCACACATAAGCTATTGTTCCAGATTCTTCAACAAAAAAAGGTAGGGGGAAACATACACGCAACAACAATAGGGCTTCATAAGCTAACCTGATTGATACACAAATGTTGTAGTTGTTCCCTATCTCCGCTCAGTGCCAGATTATTAGCAGCTTTCGCATCATCCTTGTACCTCCAAAAGTATTTGTTCTGCAGGAATAAGAGGGTTAATATCGCTCTTCTAAATTTGCAACAACATATCACAAGATAAAAGCAtttataacaaaacaaaaaccacaAAAGCATAAACCTTCAAAGTATTTGATTTATCAATGGGAGAACATAGACCCTTCAAAGTGTTTGATTTATCATTGGGAGAAACATGTTATGAGCAAACTTAAACGTAAGAAGGCTGAAAACTTTAAGTCAACGTTAGGCGAAACCTTAAACACACATCTTTTTAATGGTGACATAATTAGCATCAGAACACGCTCAATAGCGTATTTGTACGTGCATGTGTGCACTGTAAAGAGAGGATAATTCTAACAGTTATAACGTTTTTTATCGAGGGAATGCAAACACCTTTTCATACTGTTTTTTCCTCAAACCCTGTAAATGTGCATATGCTTCTTGACGAATGTCATCTGCAGCTCTAAACTGAGAAAGTATTTCGTTCAGcatattattttcttcattaaATTTCTTCTTAGCAACTTGAGTGACTGCCTCTGCTTTGAGAAGATTTTCTCTGAGTAGATCCATTTCCTTCCTCAGAACCTGTAATAATGGAAGATCGTATAAATACCTTAATAGCTCACTAATGCTACCAGTTAATAACAAGGGGTCGTCTAACTCTGACAGTATTAAACACTCACTAATCTCGATTCTGAGCAAAAGAAAAGTATACTACAACTTGAGTATGATTTAGGTGTTTATATTTGAAATAGATCTCAGCATAAGACTTCCATATGAACTATATAACATAGCACATCTTCCATAGGACCCAGACCGGTTAActaataaatagaaaatgaCAAGTACAATTGAAAAATACTACCTTTGAGCTCTGTTCAACATGGTCTTTCTGGTCTAAAGCTTCTTGAACTTCATCCTGCTTACCCAGGCTAGAAGAGAGCTGTTCACGAAGTTGCTTCAGTTGCTTAATTTCTCGAATAAATTGCTTTTCTTCCTTCAAAGGCAAGGTCTCATGCTCCATACTGTGTTCCATATTGCGTATCTACTCATGAAACAAAATTGAAGGACGCAGACATTCATGAATATACAAACATATTCAAATAGTAACATAAATATATGGTAGTAATTGATAGTACTGAGGGGAAGATAACTTACTTTATAATCCAAATCCTCAATAGAGATTGCATTCTTCACTTTGTTAATCATTAATTGAACAGAATCCATTTCCTTGCGCTTGGCCTTAAACAGGTCTCGTGCAGCTCTCTCTTCAGATCTGGCAGCTTCAAATTTATCGAAATACTCCTTACAAGTAGCCTAGCCATAAAAGAACCCCAACGGTTAACGTGGCAagatataaaataatacaaacaaaatataGTCGAAGCCATTTGCAAAAGATTTCTTACCCTTTTCATTTGGATTTTGGAACGAATAGCATCCCGGCTTTTAGTTTTTTCTTCAACATGTAACTGAGCCTGTTTAATCTcttcttttaaattttcatcatcATATCTTGGAATCTTTATCAAGAAGTAGAACGGCCTTTTTTCTACCTCAGCACCCTTATTCTGCCCTTCCACAGCATCAGCAGTGGAAACTTCCCCAGAAGAAGCTGGGGGTTCAGATCCAAGTATTCCGCCAGTGCGCTCCACTTCTTGATGTGTTGAATTAACATCACTTTCAATTTGAACATCATCCAGGTTGCAAGTTAGCGGCCTTCCATTCTCCACAAAAGTGCCATTCTCAACAAAAGAGTCATTCAGAATCGTGGATTCGGATGTGTTGAATTCATCATCGGGGATAGCTCTGCTTCTCGGAGCAGATGTACTCTGAACTTCAGACGCTAGCTTTTCATCAATATCTGGCTTAGCAGGATAGCTAGCTTCATTTGCACTGTTGTCAGAAACAGATATAGGAGGGCTGGCAACACATTCAACCTCCAAATTTGACAAACCAGCATCTACACCGACAGAATCATGGCTGGTCTTGGGATCTGATATTGCACCATTTGCTGTGAAACTCGACGGAGTATCATCTTCATTGGGAACACTCTCCAATTCAAATTCTGATTTTGAATTGTGTTCTGATATTGTGTCATTAGGTGTGAAACTTGACAGGGTTTCATCAATAATGAGTACACTTTCAGATTCAACTTCTGATTTTGAATTGGGTTCTTCTGATATTGCATCATTTGGTGGGAAATTTGACAAAGTATCATCTGCAACGAGCGGACACTCAGATTCAACTTCTGAGTTTAATTTGGGTTCTTCCGATATTGCACCATTCGGTGGGAAACTTGAGGTATCATCCACAACTGGCTGACTCTCAGATTCAACTTCTGCTTTTGAAATGGGTTCTTCTGGTATTGCATCATTGGTTGGGAAATTTGGCAGATTAACATCTACAACGGGCGCACTTTCAGATTCAACTTCAGATTTTGAATTTGGTTCTTCTGATACTGCATCATTCGGTGGGAAACTTGGCAGAGTATCATCTACA encodes the following:
- the LOC137710552 gene encoding uncharacterized protein, with amino-acid sequence MTAGVDVHLDACESEVSKGEVVNVNVNVSVGNGNGNQSDNGFSKHDTDTDSSYVFVTGSDAIVSQDPVESDPNSSVVQNNGSVVLHSEAQKDNSQSHLLNKAAAEASHLNDGEVVVSDGAETDKDPEVAEEVPLKDASRDLGQETGHDSMPTPTLSLADQVVGDPESKEATADGLPACHAHELNGSSEYGHASSATVIFEDASLQDATKPATQVVNGCVSDQSTGDGLPNAHVPLVTNDSVDAPEENDGLCENADSLEKVAVENGESFSTVADNDIIGDQKAENGVSPPTEDVSTCAVDDVRPELDAVKLTEKSSEVPNPCPLVHSDSEIEAEQGPVIDDTQSSSPPNDAISEPNSKSEIELEIGLVVDDTLSSFPPNDTISKEPHPKSEVEPQSALVVDDTLSSFPPNDTISKEPHPKSEVESERALVVDDTLSSSPPNDARSEEPTSKSEVESESAPVVDDTLPSFPPNDEMSEESNSKAEVEYESAPLVDDTLPSFPPNDAVSEEPNSKSEVESESAPVVDDTLPSFPPNDAVSEEPNSKSEVESESAPVVDDTLPSFPPNDAVSEEPNSKSEVESESAPVVDDTLPSFPPNDAVSEEPNSKSEVESESAPVVDVNLPNFPTNDAIPEEPISKAEVESESQPVVDDTSSFPPNGAISEEPKLNSEVESECPLVADDTLSNFPPNDAISEEPNSKSEVESESVLIIDETLSSFTPNDTISEHNSKSEFELESVPNEDDTPSSFTANGAISDPKTSHDSVGVDAGLSNLEVECVASPPISVSDNSANEASYPAKPDIDEKLASEVQSTSAPRSRAIPDDEFNTSESTILNDSFVENGTFVENGRPLTCNLDDVQIESDVNSTHQEVERTGGILGSEPPASSGEVSTADAVEGQNKGAEVEKRPFYFLIKIPRYDDENLKEEIKQAQLHVEEKTKSRDAIRSKIQMKRATCKEYFDKFEAARSEERAARDLFKAKRKEMDSVQLMINKVKNAISIEDLDYKIRNMEHSMEHETLPLKEEKQFIREIKQLKQLREQLSSSLGKQDEVQEALDQKDHVEQSSKVLRKEMDLLRENLLKAEAVTQVAKKKFNEENNMLNEILSQFRAADDIRQEAYAHLQGLRKKQYEKNKYFWRYKDDAKAANNLALSGDREQLQHLCINQVETVMELWNNNDDFRKEYLRCNNRSTLRRLRTSDGRSLGPDEEPPVIPDIVRATKNNLATVVSTPEQPKQVAPEEAEQPDDISSMKVVQQKNEIAKMKKPVKSASSEIIPETASERNNFEEEKVEVPKLTKEEEELARKTEELRKEEAEARLREQRRLEEKAKAKEAQERKKRIAEKAQARAAIRAQKEAVEKEKEREKRIRKKERKMATTTKATNDISEVECALEPSSEAPTEISKEPETREKPVTVTKRSQKSSQLTKQTKVKSMPLPLRNRSKRRMQPWMWAGVAIVLVVALFLLGNGGSSYFKATLEKFF